In Passer domesticus isolate bPasDom1 chromosome 32, bPasDom1.hap1, whole genome shotgun sequence, the following are encoded in one genomic region:
- the LOC135288275 gene encoding SLAM family member 9-like isoform X1 yields the protein MLSISQVRMEDAGIYSVTIGDKTFTFDLQVYRELAEPTVTCEAQNCSDGRCSLSLRCSTPGAGLGNVSYTWRVRDQLLAEGPMLLVNESLSDKLELLTCTARNPVSTMNVTVTTPMVLCPANTTDPPSPGAHSGSWIKIFSIIAGSGSGLLLLAVLFCFIWYCKSKAVLCMKKRHRGTAGSQHDSHGAAADHMMDSEKQAEESDGEPGEDQPFGAVQHYKSSFCC from the exons AtgctcagcatctcccaggtGCGGATGGAGGATGCTGGAATCTATTCTGTAACCATTGGGGATAAAACATTCACCTTCGACCTCCAGGTGTACA gagagctggcagagccCACGGTGACCTGCGAGGCCCAGAACTGCTCGGACGGGAGATGCAGCTTGTCCCTGCGCTGCTCCACGCCCGGCGCTGGCCTCGGGAACGTCTCCTACACTTGGAGAGTGCGGGATCAGCTATTGGCTGAGGGCCCCATGCTGCTGGTGAATGAATCACTCTCGGATAAGCTGGAGCTTCTGACGTGCACGGCACGGAACCCCGTCAGCACCATGAATGTCACCGTCACCACCCCCATGGTGCTCTGCCCAG CAAACACCACGGACCCTCCCAGCCCAG gTGCCCACTCCGGCAGCTGGATCAAGATCTTCAGCATCATAGCTGGGAGTGGAAGTGGGTTGCTTCTTTTGGCTGTATTGTTTTGCTTCATATGGTACTGTAAATCCAAAG caGTGCTCTGCATGAAGAAAAGGCACAGGGGCACTGCTGGCAGCCAGCACGACTCACACGGTGCTGCTGCAGACCACATGATGGACAGCGAGAAGCAGGCCGAAGAATCTGATGGAGAGCCTGGAGAAGATCAACCCTTTGGTGCTGTACAACACTACAAAAGCTCTTTCTGTTGCTAA
- the LOC135288274 gene encoding T-lymphocyte surface antigen Ly-9-like: protein MDVFWIPLLATLMLLHQTTSASDNTEVIGVLGGSVTFHSHNPDGNVAFWNFGNEPIVTVVFEDPPRLIFFKDKFQTRFAVSERGRALSISQLRMEDAGSYSVTINGKRSTFTLQVFRRLAELTVTCEAQNCSDGRCSFSLRCSVPDASLGNISYSWRMRDQLLAEGPMLLVNESLSDKQEILTCGVQNPVSTMNVTVTTPMVLCPGANSGSWIRIGVVAGVEIALLLSIYLVFYCKSKGH from the exons ATGGATGTGTTTTGGATCCCTCTTCTCGCCACCCTCATGCTCCTCCACCAAACCA CGAGTGCCAGCGACAACACAGAGGTGATCGGGGTCCTGGGCGGGTCCGTGACCTTCCACAGCCACAACCCAGATGGAAATGTAGCAttctggaattttgggaatgaACCCATAGTTACTGTGGTATTTGAGGACCCTCCTCGACTCATATTTTTCAAAGACAAATTCCAAACCCGTTTTGCTGTGTCTGAGAGAGGCCGCGCACTCAGCATTTCCCAGCTGAGGATGGAGGATGCCGGGAGCTACTCTGTAACCATTAATGGAAAAAGATCCACCTTCACCCTCCAGGTGTTCA ggaggctggcagagctcacGGTGACCTGCGAGGCCCAGAACTGCTCGGACGGGAGATGCAGCTTCTCCCTGCGCTGCTCCGTGCCCGACGCCAGCCTCGGGAACATCTCCTACAGCTGGAGAATGCGGGATCAGCTATTGGCTGAGGGCCCCATGCTGCTGGTGAATGAATCACTCTCAGATAAGCAGGAGATTCTGACATGCGGAGTGCAGAACCCTGTCAGCACCATGAATGTCACCGTCACCACCCCCATGGTGCTCTGCCCAG gtGCCAACTCCGGCAGCTGGATCAGGATCGGCGTCGTAGCCGGGGTTGAAATCGCGTTGCTGTTATCGATTTACCTCGTGTTCTACTGCAAATCCAAAG
- the LOC135288275 gene encoding SLAM family member 9-like isoform X2: MLSISQVRMEDAGIYSVTIGDKTFTFDLQVYRELAEPTVTCEAQNCSDGRCSLSLRCSTPGAGLGNVSYTWRVRDQLLAEGPMLLVNESLSDKLELLTCTARNPVSTMNVTVTTPMVLCPANTTDPPSPGAHSGSWIKIFSIIAGSGSGLLLLAVLFCFIWYCKSKVLCMKKRHRGTAGSQHDSHGAAADHMMDSEKQAEESDGEPGEDQPFGAVQHYKSSFCC; the protein is encoded by the exons AtgctcagcatctcccaggtGCGGATGGAGGATGCTGGAATCTATTCTGTAACCATTGGGGATAAAACATTCACCTTCGACCTCCAGGTGTACA gagagctggcagagccCACGGTGACCTGCGAGGCCCAGAACTGCTCGGACGGGAGATGCAGCTTGTCCCTGCGCTGCTCCACGCCCGGCGCTGGCCTCGGGAACGTCTCCTACACTTGGAGAGTGCGGGATCAGCTATTGGCTGAGGGCCCCATGCTGCTGGTGAATGAATCACTCTCGGATAAGCTGGAGCTTCTGACGTGCACGGCACGGAACCCCGTCAGCACCATGAATGTCACCGTCACCACCCCCATGGTGCTCTGCCCAG CAAACACCACGGACCCTCCCAGCCCAG gTGCCCACTCCGGCAGCTGGATCAAGATCTTCAGCATCATAGCTGGGAGTGGAAGTGGGTTGCTTCTTTTGGCTGTATTGTTTTGCTTCATATGGTACTGTAAATCCAAAG TGCTCTGCATGAAGAAAAGGCACAGGGGCACTGCTGGCAGCCAGCACGACTCACACGGTGCTGCTGCAGACCACATGATGGACAGCGAGAAGCAGGCCGAAGAATCTGATGGAGAGCCTGGAGAAGATCAACCCTTTGGTGCTGTACAACACTACAAAAGCTCTTTCTGTTGCTAA